One genomic segment of Cyanobacteria bacterium GSL.Bin1 includes these proteins:
- the bioB gene encoding biotin synthase BioB, with amino-acid sequence MIKMDWNALAEKVLAGDTLTRKEAQAVLTAPNEELLSQLAAAYRIRYHYWENRVRLHFLLNAQSGLCPEDCHYCSQSKISTAEIEKYPLLAKERILDAAAQAAELKAGTFCLVTSGRTPTESLLSKVCEAVTAIKAQHHLKVCACVGLLDETQAQRLADAGVDRVNHNLNTSENYHEAICSTHTFRDRVTTVNHVHQAGMTTCSGGIIGMGESNEDIIDLALALRELNITSIPVNFLIPIPGTPLSETQKPKLTPQFCLRVLCLYRFLLPEREIRIAGGREVHLRSLQPLGLYPANSIFVADYLTTPGQAAEEDWQMIEDAGFVLESADGSPLVALSH; translated from the coding sequence ATGATCAAAATGGATTGGAATGCTTTAGCTGAGAAAGTTCTCGCTGGAGACACCCTCACCCGCAAAGAAGCCCAAGCGGTATTAACCGCCCCCAATGAAGAATTATTGTCACAGCTAGCTGCTGCTTATCGTATACGCTATCACTACTGGGAAAACCGAGTCCGTCTGCACTTTCTCCTCAACGCCCAAAGCGGCTTATGTCCAGAAGATTGTCATTATTGTTCTCAGTCAAAAATTTCCACCGCAGAAATTGAAAAATATCCCCTCTTAGCGAAAGAAAGAATTTTAGATGCCGCCGCACAAGCGGCAGAACTCAAAGCAGGAACGTTTTGTCTCGTGACCTCTGGGCGCACCCCCACTGAGTCTCTCCTCAGCAAGGTTTGCGAAGCCGTAACAGCAATTAAAGCGCAACATCATCTGAAAGTTTGTGCTTGTGTTGGCTTACTCGATGAAACGCAAGCGCAGCGGTTAGCCGATGCGGGTGTGGATCGGGTCAATCATAATCTGAATACCTCAGAAAATTATCATGAGGCAATTTGTTCGACTCATACGTTTCGCGATCGCGTCACAACAGTCAACCACGTTCATCAAGCCGGGATGACTACCTGTTCAGGAGGTATTATTGGTATGGGAGAGTCGAATGAGGATATTATTGATCTTGCTCTAGCTTTAAGAGAACTAAATATCACAAGTATTCCGGTTAATTTTCTGATTCCAATTCCCGGCACTCCTTTATCAGAAACCCAAAAACCCAAGTTAACCCCACAATTTTGTTTGCGAGTCTTATGTTTATACCGTTTTCTCCTGCCGGAACGAGAAATTCGGATTGCAGGGGGAAGAGAAGTTCACTTACGTTCTCTCCAACCGTTAGGCTTATATCCGGCTAACTCGATTTTTGTGGCTGATTACTTGACAACTCCTGGACAAGCAGCCGAAGAAGATTGGCAAATGATTGAAGATGCGGGATTTGTTTTAGAATCGGCAGATGGTTCTCCTCTGGTTGCTTTATCTCATTAA
- the aroH gene encoding chorismate mutase translates to MVEWKVRAIRGATTASANTEEAIREAVTELLDELEARNHLDPSDIISAVFTTTRDLDATFPASIARERPNWDNVALLDVQQMHVEGSLSRCIRFLIHVNTANPNWEIVHPYLRHAQDLRPDWNLAQMGS, encoded by the coding sequence GTGGTGGAGTGGAAAGTGCGAGCAATTCGTGGAGCAACAACAGCTTCTGCAAACACAGAAGAAGCGATTCGAGAAGCAGTAACCGAACTGCTCGACGAACTAGAAGCTCGAAATCACCTCGATCCCAGTGATATCATTAGTGCGGTTTTTACGACAACCCGTGATTTAGATGCGACTTTTCCCGCAAGTATTGCACGAGAACGACCAAATTGGGATAATGTAGCCCTACTCGATGTGCAACAGATGCACGTTGAAGGGAGTTTATCTCGTTGTATTCGCTTTTTAATTCATGTGAATACCGCCAATCCCAACTGGGAAATTGTTCACCCCTATCTGCGCCACGCTCAGGATTTACGCCCAGATTGGAATTTAGCGCAGATGGGATCTTAA
- the sppA gene encoding signal peptide peptidase SppA, with protein MVWLIGKRRGKKIARIEITGAIASETRQRVLKALKTVEEQKWKALLLRIDSPGGTVGDSQEIYSALRQLQRKVKIVASFGNISASGGVYVGMGAEKIVANPGTITGSIGVILRGNNLERLLDKIGVSFKVIKSGPYKDILSFDRELTDEEKHILQALIDTSYHQFVQTVAEARHLSVEAVQGFADGRIFTGEQAQALGVVDRLGSEEDAQRWLAELVGLDPEKTKCVTIGEKKSPLQRFLPGRNQVDTNLTWKTARDWLEFELATNGQPLWLYRP; from the coding sequence ATGGTTTGGTTGATTGGGAAACGACGAGGAAAGAAAATTGCTCGGATTGAAATTACCGGCGCGATCGCGTCAGAAACCCGCCAGCGAGTCCTCAAAGCCCTCAAGACAGTAGAAGAACAAAAATGGAAAGCCCTGTTGTTACGCATCGACTCTCCAGGAGGAACAGTAGGAGATTCACAAGAAATTTATAGCGCCCTGAGACAATTACAAAGAAAGGTTAAGATTGTCGCCAGTTTTGGCAATATCTCAGCCTCAGGAGGCGTCTATGTTGGAATGGGTGCCGAAAAAATTGTGGCTAATCCGGGTACGATAACCGGTAGTATTGGTGTCATTTTGCGAGGGAACAATTTAGAGCGACTCCTCGACAAAATAGGCGTTTCTTTCAAAGTCATTAAATCCGGTCCTTACAAAGACATTTTGTCCTTTGATCGCGAACTCACTGACGAAGAAAAGCACATTTTGCAAGCATTGATTGATACGAGCTACCATCAATTTGTTCAAACCGTTGCGGAAGCTCGCCATCTCAGTGTGGAAGCGGTACAAGGTTTTGCTGATGGACGGATTTTCACTGGTGAACAAGCCCAAGCTTTAGGGGTTGTTGATCGCCTCGGTAGCGAGGAAGATGCCCAACGTTGGCTGGCTGAACTGGTTGGTTTAGACCCCGAAAAAACGAAATGTGTCACCATTGGAGAAAAGAAATCTCCCCTGCAACGGTTCTTACCCGGTCGCAATCAAGTTGACACCAATCTTACCTGGAAAACAGCAAGAGATTGGCTAGAATTTGAACTAGCAACCAATGGACAACCATTATGGCTCTATCGCCCTTAA
- a CDS encoding EamA family transporter: MEVKPKQPPSSLFPIVLIAPFFLWGTAMVAMKGVIADTTPLFLAGMRILPAGLLVLLAGILFQRPQPRGWLAWGWISLFALVDGTLFQGFLAEGLVRTGAGIGSVMIDTQPLTVALLSSLLFGDRVGKIGWIGLFFGIIGVSCIGLPDEWIWQGLQGNFASFEVSGSRLLASGEWLMLLASLSMAVGTILIRYVCHHADAVMATGWHMILGGIPLFVLSGWQETQQWQNISFDGWLAISYATVFGSAIAYGLFFYLASTRNLTSFAALTFLTPVFALLFGNLLLSEQLSSLQWLGVGLTLISIYLINQRNRFASVTNEQEVEMSQSVVTESDG, translated from the coding sequence ATGGAAGTCAAACCCAAGCAACCGCCAAGCTCCCTATTCCCAATTGTACTCATTGCACCGTTTTTCCTCTGGGGAACCGCAATGGTGGCGATGAAGGGCGTTATTGCTGACACAACACCCTTATTTCTTGCGGGAATGCGTATCCTTCCTGCTGGCTTACTCGTTCTCCTCGCCGGGATTCTTTTTCAGCGTCCCCAACCGCGAGGATGGTTAGCCTGGGGATGGATTAGCTTGTTTGCTTTGGTTGATGGGACACTGTTTCAAGGGTTTTTAGCGGAAGGTTTAGTGCGTACCGGCGCTGGCATTGGTTCAGTGATGATCGATACCCAGCCCTTAACTGTGGCGCTACTGTCCAGTTTATTATTCGGCGATCGCGTGGGAAAAATTGGCTGGATCGGACTGTTTTTTGGCATTATCGGCGTCAGTTGCATTGGTTTACCGGATGAGTGGATTTGGCAGGGGTTACAGGGGAATTTTGCCAGTTTTGAGGTCAGCGGTTCTCGTTTGTTGGCTAGTGGCGAATGGTTAATGCTACTCGCATCACTGTCAATGGCCGTCGGAACGATTTTGATTCGCTATGTTTGTCACCACGCGGATGCGGTTATGGCAACGGGATGGCACATGATTTTAGGCGGGATTCCCCTGTTTGTGCTTTCCGGATGGCAGGAGACGCAGCAATGGCAAAATATTAGTTTTGATGGCTGGTTGGCGATTAGTTACGCCACCGTTTTTGGCAGCGCGATCGCGTATGGATTGTTTTTTTATTTAGCTTCGACTCGCAATTTAACCAGTTTTGCTGCCTTAACTTTTTTAACCCCGGTTTTTGCTTTATTATTTGGTAATTTATTACTATCGGAACAACTCAGCAGCTTACAATGGTTGGGCGTGGGTTTAACTTTGATTAGTATTTATTTAATTAATCAGCGCAATCGGTTTGCTTCGGTAACGAATGAACAAGAAGTCGAAATGAGTCAATCAGTCGTCACAGAAAGCGACGGGTGA
- a CDS encoding tetratricopeptide repeat protein, giving the protein MERKEEFNEAYQRGKLALERGRYKESIEELERAKKLINPQSKLGGEVRIWLVSAYQAAGQIESAIALCQDLAKHPSGEIRKQSERILYILKAPALKRPDEWLTKIPDLSQLSEDDTKTSQYRPAGRVKPRRRKLPEPEPIDPSEINRKDNNFIWVALIGIILLFLVFR; this is encoded by the coding sequence ATGGAGCGAAAAGAAGAATTTAACGAAGCCTATCAAAGAGGAAAATTAGCGTTAGAACGAGGACGCTATAAAGAAAGTATCGAGGAATTAGAACGCGCCAAAAAGCTGATTAATCCGCAGTCAAAATTAGGAGGAGAGGTGCGGATTTGGTTGGTCAGTGCCTATCAAGCTGCGGGTCAAATCGAGAGCGCGATCGCGCTTTGTCAAGATTTAGCCAAACATCCGTCTGGAGAAATTCGTAAGCAAAGTGAGCGCATTCTCTACATTTTAAAGGCACCCGCCCTCAAACGCCCTGATGAATGGTTAACGAAAATTCCAGACTTATCTCAACTCTCAGAAGACGATACTAAAACGAGTCAGTATCGACCGGCAGGTCGTGTTAAACCGCGCCGTCGGAAACTGCCAGAACCAGAACCCATTGATCCCAGTGAAATTAATCGCAAAGATAATAATTTTATTTGGGTGGCTTTAATCGGAATTATTCTCTTATTTTTGGTTTTTCGCTAA